One Phycisphaera mikurensis NBRC 102666 DNA window includes the following coding sequences:
- a CDS encoding sugar phosphate isomerase/epimerase family protein produces MLSCISFWSTRHGISPPDAPADADPLETTLAAVAEAGFDGIEMCIGRPGERGVFSTDDDARRCAAIRQAIDDAGLVCETAASGMSWTSNPVSEDADVRAASLAEHEEALRRAADLGAEALLYVPGVTTSPISPGERVRYDHAWRRVRENVARLLDTAERLGIDLCLENVWNGLFYSPLELAAFVDGFGSERLGVYLDVGNLPGLHQHPPHWIEILDHRIRRVHVKDYAESFGEGQYAFRELTRGDVPLVESVAALRSIGYDRTVTAEIMPWRPGLLADTAASLRDLIHPEAQGPDATTPQRMAGAR; encoded by the coding sequence ATGCTCAGCTGCATCTCCTTCTGGTCGACCCGACACGGAATCTCTCCGCCGGACGCCCCGGCCGATGCGGATCCGCTCGAGACCACCCTGGCCGCGGTTGCGGAGGCCGGCTTCGACGGGATCGAGATGTGCATCGGACGGCCCGGAGAGCGCGGCGTGTTCAGCACCGACGACGATGCCCGGCGGTGCGCCGCGATCCGGCAGGCGATCGACGACGCCGGGCTCGTCTGCGAGACCGCGGCGTCGGGCATGAGCTGGACGTCCAATCCGGTGTCCGAAGACGCCGACGTGCGCGCGGCCTCCCTGGCGGAGCACGAGGAGGCGTTGCGGCGTGCCGCCGACCTCGGGGCCGAGGCGCTGCTCTACGTCCCGGGCGTCACGACCAGCCCGATCAGCCCGGGCGAACGGGTCCGGTACGACCATGCCTGGAGGCGGGTGCGCGAGAACGTCGCCCGGCTGCTGGACACCGCCGAGCGTCTCGGGATCGATCTCTGCCTCGAGAACGTCTGGAACGGGCTCTTCTACTCGCCGCTGGAGCTCGCGGCGTTCGTCGACGGCTTCGGCAGCGAGCGGCTGGGCGTGTACCTCGACGTCGGAAACCTCCCGGGCCTCCACCAGCACCCGCCGCACTGGATCGAGATCCTGGACCACCGCATCCGACGCGTCCACGTGAAGGATTACGCCGAGTCGTTCGGCGAGGGCCAGTACGCCTTCCGTGAGCTGACCCGGGGCGACGTCCCGTTGGTGGAAAGCGTCGCCGCGCTCCGGAGCATCGGGTACGACCGGACCGTGACCGCGGAGATCATGCCGTGGCGACCGGGCCTGCTCGCCGACACGGCGGCATCGCTGCGGGACCTGATCCATCCGGAGGCCCAGGGCCCGGACGCGACGACCCCGCAGCGGATGGCGGGTGCGCGATGA
- a CDS encoding beta-galactosidase codes for MPTRSCPSRRSLLLAALVAAAPVAAEDAAASGSVSFTAAGDPVAGAAPGDPVVVTPPRHDATAERWLVSTSHPPRILPPGTGTPNDPLRLPWARNTQLRIEPAAAELLPDAGTTPLPFGLSPESEFDARVRRVGPEIMSTRVLAHGGDATAASAEPIPLQPDTDYLFRARYQVRGFEFGASASLDIEVQNGDAPSDFHTPEHFMQVQHTGSGGWAYTPVRFTTGPNAEAAVVRLGAAGAPIDLRWKELSLREAPEPLAQLPADLGPADEPPVMSEAQVREMLAAEEPAAVAIERRGGQPVILIDGEPAGALFYNPNFYFWDAGYPQLGARLAREAGMRLQQITLSLGDAKDTGGRDGVGVPVWRGDGDIDFAELDRRILVQLRHSPDALLRLNIGADTYYDFDHDHPDAVYTSPDGDRVVGWSHSGKGVADKADDEVFAFSYAAAAYREACGEVLRRLGEHLAGSDLGKRVIGIHLAIGADGQSLPTLDAQDERDRSPGHLAAFRDWLGREYGDDAGLQEAWGDPDASLATADQLGRSDIQPPTPANWFLDPADGRHRRIIDSNRFQSERKAETAIHLAAAFDAGFGRESITTTYWSDVTHAHNLDHWATRTLLDSPHIDGLVSIGDYGFWRDPGFTGAISSAAGSFRLRDKLFIAEADHRTPLSWLSPDAVDSREYVSAFKDPEDPPHQVRREWGQALALGGGAWYYALSGTAWSDPLYVDFMAEAQRVAQRIAEDPAVDADRPAVATFADERSIDHMTQERYFGLYHFQHSHNFPRIPLAMSGLGYDPYLLPDVAHADLPEYPLLVFLSANTIDEAQVAAVEELQRGGRVVVVVNAAGVSGPLGLTETVRRMTGLTVELEPGTETWHRYAATGSDPLAEHVDRINTPTRGPMIHLPEDALAEAGGVALARYEDGRVAAAVRRHADWTGVYLAAPGGLSPRLLRNLAAEAGVTPVGPENDATYAGNRMVVVHSMNDQPKTLRWDEPADLVDLTTDAVVAEDATDFTFDLPVGETRWFRRVAGR; via the coding sequence ATGCCGACCCGCTCTTGCCCCTCTCGCCGATCCCTCCTGCTCGCTGCGCTCGTCGCGGCCGCGCCCGTGGCCGCCGAGGATGCGGCCGCGTCCGGATCGGTCAGCTTCACCGCGGCGGGGGACCCCGTCGCGGGCGCGGCTCCGGGTGATCCGGTCGTCGTCACCCCGCCCCGGCACGACGCCACCGCCGAGCGGTGGCTCGTCTCCACCTCCCACCCGCCACGCATCCTGCCCCCCGGCACCGGCACGCCGAACGACCCGCTGCGGCTGCCCTGGGCCCGCAATACCCAGCTCCGCATCGAGCCCGCCGCGGCGGAGCTCCTGCCGGATGCGGGCACCACGCCGCTGCCCTTTGGTCTCAGCCCCGAGTCCGAGTTCGATGCCCGCGTCCGTCGCGTCGGACCCGAAATCATGTCGACGCGGGTGCTCGCCCACGGCGGCGACGCCACCGCCGCGTCCGCCGAGCCGATCCCGCTCCAGCCCGACACCGACTACCTCTTCCGCGCCCGCTACCAGGTCCGCGGCTTCGAGTTCGGGGCTTCGGCCTCTTTGGACATCGAGGTGCAGAACGGCGACGCACCCAGCGACTTCCACACGCCCGAGCACTTCATGCAGGTGCAGCACACCGGCAGCGGCGGTTGGGCCTACACGCCCGTCCGCTTCACCACCGGCCCGAACGCCGAAGCGGCCGTCGTCCGCCTCGGCGCCGCCGGCGCCCCGATCGACCTGCGGTGGAAGGAGCTGTCTCTGCGCGAGGCCCCGGAGCCGCTGGCGCAGCTCCCGGCCGATCTGGGCCCGGCCGACGAGCCACCGGTGATGTCGGAGGCACAGGTCCGCGAGATGCTCGCGGCCGAGGAGCCGGCGGCGGTGGCGATCGAGCGACGCGGCGGTCAGCCGGTGATCCTGATCGACGGCGAACCGGCGGGCGCCCTCTTCTACAACCCCAACTTCTACTTCTGGGACGCGGGGTACCCGCAGCTCGGCGCCCGCCTCGCCCGCGAGGCCGGGATGCGGCTCCAGCAGATCACGCTATCGCTGGGCGACGCGAAGGACACCGGCGGGCGGGACGGTGTCGGCGTGCCGGTCTGGCGGGGCGACGGCGACATCGACTTCGCCGAGCTCGACCGCCGCATCCTCGTCCAGCTCCGCCACAGCCCCGACGCGCTGCTCCGGCTGAACATCGGGGCCGACACCTACTACGACTTCGACCACGACCACCCCGACGCGGTCTACACGTCGCCCGACGGCGACCGGGTGGTCGGCTGGAGCCACAGCGGCAAGGGCGTCGCCGACAAGGCCGACGACGAGGTCTTCGCGTTCAGCTACGCCGCCGCGGCCTACCGCGAGGCGTGCGGCGAGGTGCTCCGGCGGCTGGGCGAGCACCTCGCCGGGTCCGACCTGGGCAAGCGGGTGATCGGCATCCACCTCGCCATCGGGGCCGACGGGCAGTCGCTGCCCACGCTCGACGCCCAGGACGAGCGCGACCGCTCGCCCGGCCACCTGGCCGCCTTCCGCGATTGGCTCGGCCGCGAGTACGGCGACGACGCCGGGCTGCAGGAAGCCTGGGGCGACCCCGACGCCTCGCTCGCCACCGCAGACCAGCTCGGCCGCTCGGACATCCAGCCGCCGACGCCGGCGAACTGGTTCCTCGACCCCGCCGATGGACGCCACCGCCGCATCATCGACAGCAACCGCTTCCAATCGGAGCGGAAGGCCGAGACCGCCATCCACCTCGCCGCGGCCTTCGACGCCGGCTTCGGCCGCGAGTCGATCACCACCACCTACTGGTCGGACGTCACCCACGCCCACAACCTCGACCACTGGGCGACCCGGACCCTGCTCGACTCGCCGCACATCGACGGGCTGGTCAGCATCGGCGACTACGGCTTCTGGCGCGACCCCGGCTTCACCGGCGCGATCAGCTCCGCCGCCGGCAGCTTCCGCCTCCGCGACAAGCTGTTCATCGCCGAGGCCGACCACCGCACGCCGCTTTCGTGGCTCAGCCCCGACGCCGTGGACTCCCGCGAATACGTCTCCGCCTTCAAGGACCCCGAGGACCCGCCCCATCAGGTGCGCCGCGAGTGGGGCCAGGCCCTCGCGCTCGGCGGCGGCGCGTGGTACTACGCCCTCTCCGGCACCGCCTGGTCCGACCCGCTGTACGTCGACTTCATGGCCGAGGCTCAGCGGGTGGCGCAGCGGATTGCCGAAGACCCGGCCGTCGACGCCGATCGCCCCGCCGTCGCCACCTTCGCCGACGAGCGGTCGATCGACCACATGACCCAGGAGCGGTACTTCGGCCTGTACCACTTCCAGCACAGCCACAACTTCCCGCGGATCCCGCTGGCGATGTCGGGGCTGGGCTACGACCCGTACCTCCTGCCGGACGTCGCCCACGCGGACCTGCCGGAGTACCCGCTGCTCGTGTTCCTCAGCGCGAACACGATCGACGAGGCGCAGGTGGCCGCGGTGGAGGAGCTGCAGCGCGGCGGCCGCGTGGTCGTCGTCGTCAACGCCGCCGGCGTCTCGGGGCCGCTCGGGCTGACCGAGACCGTCCGCCGCATGACCGGCCTCACCGTCGAGCTCGAGCCGGGAACCGAGACGTGGCACCGATACGCCGCGACCGGGAGCGACCCGCTCGCCGAGCACGTCGACCGCATCAACACCCCGACCCGCGGGCCGATGATCCACCTCCCGGAGGACGCACTCGCGGAGGCCGGCGGCGTCGCGCTGGCCCGCTACGAGGACGGCCGCGTCGCCGCCGCGGTCCGGCGGCACGCCGACTGGACCGGCGTCTACCTCGCCGCGCCCGGCGGCCTCTCGCCCCGCCTGCTCCGCAACCTCGCCGCCGAGGCCGGCGTCACCCCCGTCGGCCCCGAGAACGACGCCACCTACGCCGGGAACCGCATGGTCGTCGTGCACAGCATGAACGACCAGCCGAAAACCCTTCGCTGGGACGAACCCGCCGACCTCGTCGACCTCACCACCGACGCCGTCGTGGCCGAGGACGCAACCGATTTCACCTTCGATCTGCCCGTCGGCGAGACCCGATGGTTCCGCCGCGTTGCCGGGCGGTAG
- a CDS encoding chitobiase/beta-hexosaminidase C-terminal domain-containing protein, whose protein sequence is MKNCLPAALAALTLLTMPGLSTGSAETHAELDAALLERYPGGTVHRIDGFDLSSPDAEFNDEQNEDWRMQFVPAEGDQPAHWRMHHAAEGWANGTRWSRNRLPIKPNTPYVLSMKVKTDFDQQWSEVNGGCMTFDGEGTYVSGSKDMALPSKTFGPGGWSRWDQPYTFPAADRLRTMAPHATIYVGETVHRPIEVRLADIAVVELPPARQGIRGDPMSLVTFPGGPGALPMSVERHGSNAASGVHTVDVTGVRWVVDPRAGTLTAHQRIGVPRPLVTFTTDADLGGLTVRRSDDTVLVLGNDAVLLGFQCDGMLAVAPLAGAASFEAKSAFAAPFARLGDGAVFASDGYGGFTAAMYPQRDTGKIARAEPVGPTPDFAGLHWKDTDTLSREPAGWRVGWSGVEPGDRMFLSAFPPRAFPWADSFDQKWLLTWKSWDPARVLEEAAGVADVALLWDFHWREWGMTFSDRFIPFDPAWIDRHVEAADAAGMKSIAYASAWFHRTRDPEVFADAILEAVDRHGFDGTYSDGLPSVDWIRGYETMRLLRAAMPDGHLLIHDSVPQSGRHVATLAPWIYTYASVTYMAEHLDSGEAGPDWAWVRYVLKSHRVANAVGSVKADEWNAAEFDDTTDKHRASLLWNARGSSLDDPENAAYFTEYVPQENALRGLWEERGDEPFFYDRVWLPAARELTGFRHGPAAMPTLTPAAAGSGGTPRWSASTEEPDATLRFTTDGTDPTAGSPVVDGPVDLPAGAELRVVAFAEGLEPSLIATTDPAVPARVLQP, encoded by the coding sequence ATGAAGAACTGCCTGCCTGCCGCTCTCGCCGCGCTGACGCTCCTGACGATGCCCGGCCTCTCCACCGGCTCCGCCGAGACGCACGCCGAGCTGGACGCGGCGTTGCTCGAGCGGTACCCCGGGGGAACGGTCCACCGCATCGACGGGTTCGACCTGTCGTCGCCGGACGCGGAATTCAATGACGAGCAGAACGAGGACTGGCGGATGCAGTTTGTGCCCGCCGAGGGAGATCAGCCCGCGCATTGGAGGATGCACCACGCCGCCGAGGGCTGGGCCAACGGCACCCGGTGGAGCCGGAACCGCCTACCGATCAAGCCCAACACGCCGTACGTGCTCTCGATGAAGGTCAAGACCGACTTCGACCAGCAGTGGTCCGAGGTCAACGGCGGATGCATGACCTTCGACGGGGAAGGCACGTACGTCAGCGGCAGCAAGGACATGGCGCTGCCGTCGAAGACCTTCGGCCCCGGCGGCTGGAGCCGCTGGGACCAGCCCTACACCTTCCCGGCCGCGGACCGGCTGCGGACGATGGCGCCGCACGCGACGATCTACGTCGGCGAGACGGTGCACCGGCCGATCGAGGTGAGGCTCGCGGACATCGCGGTCGTGGAGCTGCCACCGGCGAGACAGGGCATCCGCGGCGATCCGATGTCGCTGGTCACCTTCCCCGGCGGCCCCGGAGCGCTGCCGATGTCGGTCGAGCGTCACGGGTCCAACGCGGCGTCGGGCGTCCACACCGTCGACGTCACGGGCGTGCGGTGGGTGGTCGATCCGCGGGCCGGCACGCTGACCGCGCACCAACGCATCGGGGTGCCGCGGCCGTTGGTCACCTTCACCACCGACGCCGACCTCGGCGGCCTCACGGTGCGGCGATCGGACGACACGGTCCTCGTGCTCGGCAACGACGCGGTGCTGCTGGGCTTCCAGTGCGACGGCATGCTCGCGGTCGCGCCACTCGCCGGCGCCGCCTCCTTCGAGGCGAAAAGCGCGTTCGCCGCGCCCTTCGCCCGCTTGGGCGACGGCGCGGTCTTCGCCAGCGACGGCTACGGTGGCTTCACCGCGGCGATGTACCCGCAGCGAGACACCGGCAAGATCGCCCGCGCCGAGCCCGTCGGCCCCACGCCCGACTTCGCCGGCCTGCACTGGAAGGACACCGACACGCTCAGCCGGGAGCCCGCAGGCTGGCGGGTCGGATGGTCCGGCGTCGAGCCCGGCGACCGGATGTTCCTCTCGGCGTTCCCGCCCCGCGCGTTCCCCTGGGCCGACAGCTTCGACCAGAAGTGGCTGCTGACCTGGAAGAGCTGGGACCCCGCACGCGTGCTGGAGGAGGCGGCCGGGGTCGCCGACGTTGCGCTGCTCTGGGACTTCCACTGGCGGGAGTGGGGCATGACCTTCAGCGACCGCTTCATCCCCTTCGACCCGGCGTGGATCGACCGGCACGTCGAGGCGGCCGACGCCGCGGGGATGAAGTCCATCGCCTACGCCTCCGCCTGGTTCCACCGCACGCGCGACCCCGAGGTGTTCGCCGACGCGATCCTCGAGGCCGTCGACCGCCACGGCTTCGACGGCACCTACAGCGACGGGCTGCCGTCGGTCGACTGGATCCGGGGCTACGAAACCATGCGGCTGCTCCGCGCCGCGATGCCCGACGGCCACCTGCTGATCCACGACTCGGTGCCGCAATCGGGCCGGCACGTCGCCACGCTCGCGCCGTGGATCTACACCTACGCCTCGGTCACGTACATGGCCGAGCACCTCGACAGCGGCGAGGCCGGGCCCGACTGGGCGTGGGTGCGGTACGTGCTCAAGTCGCACCGCGTGGCCAACGCCGTCGGGAGCGTCAAGGCCGACGAGTGGAACGCGGCCGAGTTCGACGACACCACCGACAAGCACCGCGCGTCGCTGCTGTGGAACGCCCGCGGCTCCAGCCTCGACGACCCGGAGAACGCCGCGTACTTCACCGAGTACGTGCCGCAGGAGAACGCGCTGCGCGGGCTGTGGGAGGAACGCGGCGACGAGCCCTTCTTCTACGACCGCGTGTGGCTGCCCGCCGCGCGCGAACTCACCGGCTTCCGCCACGGCCCCGCGGCCATGCCCACGCTCACCCCCGCGGCCGCCGGCAGCGGAGGCACGCCCCGCTGGTCCGCCTCGACCGAGGAGCCGGACGCCACGCTCCGCTTCACCACCGACGGCACCGATCCGACCGCCGGATCACCGGTGGTTGACGGCCCCGTCGACCTGCCCGCCGGCGCCGAGCTGCGCGTCGTGGCGTTCGCCGAAGGCCTGGAGCCGAGCCTCATCGCCACCACCGACCCCGCCGTTCCCGCCCGCGTGCTCCAGCCCTGA
- a CDS encoding chitobiase/beta-hexosaminidase C-terminal domain-containing protein: MRVPLLAVVVAVLAPALAAVAESALPASLLEVELRGGEVLEVPSFDLSTASAGWQNQPNLYWDFREADGENPAHWFPVVEPFDEGGEPDWLARGTWSERNIRLKPNRRYLLSTLIRADFDRRFLELNLGLACMDDAANPFPGRREIGFPAKTEGPRGWERFETVITTPPNGGIKLGRPTFYLYLGAEYERPVEVDFAIADLTVVELPQTPLVPAHDPVAEVTFAGGPGTLPMAVEPVQTRDDGTMEVNVTGVRWVVDPAAGTIAAHQRIDFPRPLATWSVDLPLGGLEVAREDETVAVLQNEHVALGFQCDGMLALYPTRAAEIVVTSELAAPFVRYGDGHLLASDGLGGFSVNPHPPLGSGKLPDTEPVTPDLDFAGFDRTDLESLSEAPAGWQIRWRLDAGERLFLSAFPPRAYDWEASFDLMWHLTYRGDPAGDYTSDWVEPVDTFLLWDFHAREWGMSFGDRYLAIDPAEIREHVGFAQDAGKRAIFYTSAWFFGSRDAELWADAVTDEVEEYGFDGFYSDGLPAVEWLVGYEELRLLRERLGDKLIVVHDSVPQSGRHPAALSPFLYTYTTATYMAEHLATDAGPTWPWVRYVIGQHRVSNAVGTVKGDAWTGPGFEKPMDPFLAGLIWNARRGEHSGEGINQEYVPVQRELRALWEEHGEDPYFYDRYLVEKARVLTGFRVGPAAMPIIEMANGKTTLRSRTEGATIHYTLDGSEPTGDSPIYDGPLETATGVRAIAVAEGLEPSPPTPAP; the protein is encoded by the coding sequence ATGCGTGTCCCGTTGCTCGCCGTCGTCGTCGCGGTCCTCGCCCCCGCCCTGGCGGCGGTCGCGGAATCCGCCCTGCCGGCGTCGCTGCTCGAGGTCGAACTCCGCGGCGGGGAGGTGCTGGAGGTGCCCTCCTTCGACCTCTCCACCGCGTCCGCCGGTTGGCAGAACCAGCCCAACCTCTACTGGGACTTCCGCGAGGCCGACGGCGAGAACCCAGCTCATTGGTTCCCCGTGGTGGAGCCCTTCGACGAGGGCGGTGAGCCGGATTGGTTGGCCCGGGGCACGTGGAGCGAGCGGAACATCCGCCTGAAGCCCAACCGCCGGTACCTGCTGTCCACGCTGATCCGCGCCGACTTCGACCGCCGATTCCTTGAACTCAACCTCGGTCTCGCGTGCATGGACGACGCGGCGAACCCGTTCCCGGGCCGGCGCGAGATCGGCTTCCCGGCAAAAACCGAGGGCCCGCGCGGCTGGGAGCGGTTCGAGACGGTCATCACCACGCCGCCAAACGGCGGGATCAAGCTCGGGCGGCCGACCTTCTACCTCTACCTCGGCGCTGAGTACGAGCGGCCTGTGGAGGTGGACTTCGCCATCGCCGACCTCACGGTCGTGGAGCTGCCCCAAACGCCGCTGGTCCCCGCGCACGACCCGGTGGCGGAGGTCACCTTCGCCGGCGGCCCCGGGACGCTGCCGATGGCGGTGGAGCCGGTGCAGACCCGGGACGACGGCACGATGGAGGTCAACGTCACCGGCGTCCGCTGGGTCGTCGACCCGGCCGCGGGCACCATCGCAGCGCACCAGCGCATCGACTTCCCCCGGCCGCTGGCGACGTGGTCGGTCGACCTGCCGCTCGGCGGGCTGGAGGTCGCTCGCGAGGACGAGACCGTGGCGGTGCTCCAGAACGAACACGTGGCGCTGGGCTTCCAGTGCGACGGGATGCTGGCGCTGTACCCGACGCGTGCGGCGGAGATCGTGGTCACCTCCGAGCTGGCGGCCCCGTTCGTCCGCTACGGCGACGGGCACCTGCTGGCGAGCGACGGCCTCGGAGGCTTCTCGGTGAACCCCCACCCGCCGCTGGGCAGCGGCAAGCTGCCCGACACCGAGCCCGTGACGCCCGACCTTGACTTCGCCGGCTTCGACCGCACCGACCTGGAGTCGCTGAGCGAGGCCCCCGCCGGCTGGCAGATCCGCTGGCGGCTCGACGCCGGCGAGCGGCTGTTCCTCTCCGCCTTCCCGCCGCGGGCGTACGACTGGGAGGCCAGCTTCGACCTGATGTGGCACCTCACCTACCGCGGCGATCCGGCGGGGGACTACACCAGCGACTGGGTGGAGCCGGTGGACACGTTCCTGCTCTGGGACTTCCACGCCCGCGAGTGGGGCATGAGCTTCGGCGACCGGTACCTCGCGATCGATCCGGCGGAGATCCGCGAGCACGTGGGGTTCGCGCAGGACGCCGGCAAGCGGGCGATCTTCTACACCAGCGCCTGGTTCTTCGGCAGCCGCGACGCGGAGCTCTGGGCCGATGCGGTGACGGACGAGGTCGAGGAGTACGGCTTCGACGGCTTCTACAGCGACGGGCTGCCGGCGGTGGAGTGGCTGGTGGGCTACGAGGAGCTGCGGCTGCTCCGCGAGCGCCTCGGCGACAAGCTGATCGTCGTGCACGACTCCGTCCCGCAGTCCGGCCGCCACCCCGCGGCGCTCTCGCCGTTCCTCTACACCTACACCACCGCCACCTACATGGCGGAGCACCTGGCCACCGACGCCGGGCCGACTTGGCCCTGGGTCCGCTACGTAATCGGTCAACACCGGGTCTCCAACGCGGTGGGCACCGTCAAGGGCGACGCCTGGACCGGCCCGGGCTTCGAGAAGCCGATGGACCCGTTCCTCGCCGGGCTGATTTGGAACGCCCGCCGCGGCGAGCACAGCGGCGAGGGCATCAACCAGGAGTACGTGCCGGTGCAGCGGGAGCTGCGGGCGCTCTGGGAGGAGCACGGCGAGGACCCGTACTTCTACGACCGGTATTTGGTGGAGAAGGCCCGCGTATTGACCGGCTTCCGCGTCGGGCCCGCCGCGATGCCGATCATCGAGATGGCGAACGGCAAGACGACGCTCCGCTCGCGGACGGAGGGCGCGACGATTCACTACACGCTCGACGGCAGCGAACCCACCGGCGACAGCCCCATCTACGACGGCCCGCTCGAAACAGCCACCGGCGTCCGGGCGATCGCCGTGGCGGAGGGGCTCGAGCCCAGCCCGCCCACGCCCGCGCCCTGA
- a CDS encoding DOMON domain-containing protein: MTSPRRSFLTAVFSVSLFAAIPLWPAATASAERSADAPDRPEPLLVKVGWDGGGPQKLLDNLDRVRDLPFDGHTFKLGFRLQNAFWKEAIPAEEFEPHRAAMRELMERDLGNARHNLVMIWCTAEAGWDWFDDDHWEAALANMRQLAELAAIGGCDLFWDPESYPALEAHFGQDAFWPFIYQDNPGHEEHSYEAYKERIFACGAGFARMLQEVDPEIDVLSMYGFGVFMDLLDEPDLSRMNQKIKERNYYNLLPAFLAGMLSEAHEGLEVFDGNEPAYYYRKAGDFYEDRHQLLTRGRRLLPETLRGEFPEHYRFSNAIYASDLYAADPEATDQYRAFFVQEMTREQQAEFLAHNVFYALHSSDRYAWFYTENDIDVYTGEVPDGMIEAIEDAKQHLREGRKYPKRISEVVAAASDAYEERARGLIARGEAVSVLAGDDLKVDGVADEEHWARAEAHAFRLPLPKEQGGYEVPMGTTLKVAHDGEHLHLLVRTEVGERSELKAPAGARDGDVWSGDDVEFAIQDPTDPDRFVLLMVDPEGVRYDAAVRPAQGEEDPEISNGYDPQWSFAMSFPDGAWQVEAAIPWEAIGGRPRNDQDLRLNACRSFTMQPGLNFASFSQVTTGFLDPEEFGTVKLGR; the protein is encoded by the coding sequence ATGACCTCTCCCCGCCGATCCTTTCTCACCGCCGTCTTCTCTGTTTCGCTGTTCGCAGCGATTCCGCTCTGGCCCGCCGCGACCGCCTCCGCCGAGCGATCCGCCGACGCACCGGACCGGCCCGAGCCGCTGCTGGTGAAGGTCGGCTGGGACGGCGGCGGCCCGCAGAAGCTGCTCGACAACCTCGACCGCGTGCGTGACCTGCCCTTCGACGGCCACACCTTCAAGCTGGGCTTCCGCCTGCAGAACGCGTTCTGGAAGGAGGCCATCCCCGCGGAGGAGTTCGAGCCGCACCGCGCCGCGATGCGGGAGCTGATGGAGCGGGACCTCGGCAACGCGCGGCACAACCTCGTGATGATCTGGTGCACCGCCGAGGCCGGTTGGGACTGGTTCGACGACGACCACTGGGAGGCGGCGCTCGCGAACATGCGGCAGCTCGCGGAGCTCGCCGCGATCGGCGGCTGCGACCTGTTCTGGGATCCGGAGAGCTACCCGGCGCTCGAAGCTCACTTCGGGCAAGACGCCTTCTGGCCCTTCATCTACCAGGACAACCCCGGCCACGAGGAACACAGCTACGAGGCGTACAAGGAGCGGATCTTCGCCTGCGGAGCGGGCTTCGCCCGCATGCTCCAGGAGGTGGACCCCGAGATCGACGTCCTCTCGATGTACGGCTTCGGCGTCTTCATGGACCTGCTCGACGAGCCGGATCTGTCGCGGATGAACCAGAAGATCAAGGAGCGGAACTACTACAACCTGCTGCCCGCCTTTCTGGCGGGGATGCTGAGCGAGGCCCACGAGGGGCTGGAGGTCTTCGACGGCAACGAGCCCGCGTACTACTACCGCAAAGCCGGGGACTTCTACGAGGACCGCCACCAGCTGCTCACGCGCGGCCGCCGGCTGCTGCCCGAGACGCTCCGCGGGGAGTTCCCGGAGCACTACCGCTTCTCGAACGCGATCTACGCCTCGGACCTCTACGCGGCCGATCCCGAGGCGACCGACCAGTACCGCGCCTTCTTCGTGCAGGAGATGACGCGCGAGCAGCAGGCGGAGTTCCTCGCCCACAACGTCTTCTACGCCCTGCACAGCTCCGATCGCTACGCCTGGTTCTACACCGAGAACGACATCGACGTCTACACCGGCGAGGTGCCCGACGGCATGATCGAGGCGATCGAGGACGCGAAGCAGCACCTGCGGGAGGGCCGGAAGTACCCCAAGCGGATCTCGGAGGTCGTGGCCGCGGCGAGCGACGCGTACGAGGAGCGGGCCCGGGGCTTGATCGCCCGCGGCGAGGCGGTGTCCGTGCTGGCCGGCGATGACCTGAAAGTCGATGGCGTCGCGGACGAGGAGCACTGGGCCCGAGCCGAGGCGCACGCGTTCCGCCTCCCGCTCCCCAAGGAGCAAGGGGGCTACGAAGTGCCCATGGGCACCACGCTGAAGGTCGCGCACGACGGCGAGCACCTGCACCTGCTGGTGCGGACCGAGGTCGGCGAACGCTCGGAGCTCAAGGCACCCGCCGGGGCGCGGGACGGCGACGTCTGGAGCGGCGACGACGTCGAGTTCGCGATCCAAGACCCCACCGATCCGGACCGCTTCGTGCTGCTGATGGTGGACCCCGAGGGCGTCCGCTACGACGCGGCGGTGCGGCCGGCGCAGGGGGAGGAGGACCCGGAGATCAGCAACGGCTACGACCCTCAGTGGAGCTTCGCCATGAGCTTCCCCGACGGAGCCTGGCAGGTGGAGGCGGCCATCCCCTGGGAGGCGATCGGCGGCCGGCCCCGCAACGACCAAGACCTCCGCCTGAACGCCTGCCGCAGCTTCACGATGCAGCCGGGCCTGAACTTCGCCTCGTTCTCGCAGGTCACCACCGGCTTCCTGGACCCCGAAGAGTTCGGCACCGTGAAGCTGGGACGCTGA